The Aequorivita sublithincola DSM 14238 genome window below encodes:
- the ccoN gene encoding cytochrome-c oxidase, cbb3-type subunit I gives MQTEKFYYDNQIVKKFINATIFWGLIGMSVGLLLAYMFLFPNMTEGISWLSFGRLRPLHTNAVIFAFVGNAIFAGVYYSSQRLLKARMWSNFLSNLNFWGWQAIIVGAAITLPLGYTTSKEYAELEWPFDIAIAVIWVAFGINLIMTMVKRRQRHLYVALWFYLGTWVTVAVLHIVNSMAIPVTALKSYSMYAGVQDALVQWWYGHNAVAFFLTTPFLGLMYYFVPKAANRPVYSYRLSIVHFWSLIFIYIWAGPHHLLYTALPEWAQNLGVAFSVMLLAPSWGGMINGLLTLRGAWDKVRVDPVLKFFVVAITGYGMATFEGPMLSLKNVNAIAHFSDWIIAHVHVGALAWNGFLTFGMIYWLVPRLFKTKLYSIKLANAHFWIGTLGIIMYALPMYVAGFMQSSMWNQFNPDGNLKYPNFLETVTQIMPMYWMRAIGGTLFIIGAFIMLYNVIMTARRGSKVTDELAEAAPLTPVTKRQTAGEGWHTWLERRPVKLTIYATIAILIGGMVQIIPSLMVDDYVPKITSVKPYTPLELEGRDIYIREGCVNCHTQMIRPFRSEVERYGEYSKSGEFVYDHPFLWGSKRTGPDLHRIGGKYSDSWHLNHMYEPQGTSPGSIMPRYTWLITSELDKSDTEAKMRALVMLGVPYSEEEITNAQKLMDEQGAKIEKNLYGDPDFEKTYEADKKYAKDNGEDFIEMKNREIVAVIAYLQRLGTDIKVENAEDTSAKTE, from the coding sequence ATGCAAACAGAAAAGTTCTATTACGACAATCAGATTGTCAAAAAATTTATCAATGCGACCATTTTTTGGGGTCTCATTGGTATGAGCGTCGGCTTGTTGCTGGCATATATGTTTTTGTTCCCGAATATGACTGAAGGCATTTCTTGGCTCAGTTTTGGGCGTTTAAGACCATTGCACACCAATGCAGTTATCTTCGCCTTTGTTGGGAATGCAATCTTTGCTGGGGTTTATTATTCTAGCCAGCGCTTGCTAAAAGCACGTATGTGGAGCAATTTTTTAAGCAACCTAAACTTTTGGGGATGGCAAGCTATTATTGTTGGAGCTGCCATTACGCTTCCTTTGGGTTACACAACTTCAAAAGAATATGCCGAATTAGAGTGGCCTTTTGATATTGCTATCGCAGTAATTTGGGTGGCTTTTGGAATAAACTTAATTATGACAATGGTTAAAAGACGCCAACGTCACTTATACGTTGCGCTTTGGTTCTATTTAGGAACTTGGGTTACCGTTGCCGTTTTGCATATTGTGAACAGTATGGCAATTCCTGTAACCGCTTTAAAAAGTTACTCAATGTACGCAGGCGTTCAAGATGCGCTTGTTCAGTGGTGGTATGGGCATAATGCGGTTGCGTTTTTCCTTACTACACCATTCCTTGGTTTGATGTATTATTTTGTACCGAAAGCCGCCAACAGACCAGTATATTCTTATAGACTTTCCATTGTTCACTTTTGGTCTTTGATCTTCATATATATTTGGGCTGGACCACACCACTTGTTATACACCGCACTTCCAGAATGGGCGCAGAACTTGGGTGTTGCCTTTTCGGTAATGCTTTTGGCTCCGTCTTGGGGAGGTATGATTAACGGTCTTTTGACGCTTCGTGGCGCTTGGGACAAAGTTCGTGTAGATCCAGTTTTAAAATTTTTCGTAGTAGCCATAACAGGTTACGGGATGGCAACTTTTGAAGGCCCGATGCTTTCGCTTAAAAATGTTAATGCCATTGCACACTTTAGTGATTGGATTATTGCACACGTTCACGTTGGCGCCTTGGCCTGGAACGGATTCCTAACTTTTGGTATGATCTATTGGTTGGTTCCGCGACTTTTCAAAACAAAATTATATTCCATTAAATTGGCGAACGCACATTTCTGGATAGGTACTTTAGGAATCATTATGTACGCACTACCAATGTACGTTGCAGGGTTTATGCAGTCTTCTATGTGGAACCAATTTAACCCAGATGGCAATCTTAAATATCCAAACTTCCTAGAAACGGTAACCCAGATTATGCCAATGTATTGGATGCGCGCCATTGGTGGAACGCTCTTTATAATTGGAGCATTTATAATGCTTTACAACGTAATTATGACTGCCAGAAGAGGTAGTAAAGTTACAGATGAACTTGCCGAAGCAGCACCGCTAACACCAGTAACCAAAAGACAAACTGCAGGTGAAGGATGGCACACTTGGTTAGAGCGACGTCCAGTTAAATTGACGATTTATGCAACTATCGCAATTTTAATTGGGGGAATGGTTCAGATTATTCCTTCGTTGATGGTTGATGATTATGTACCTAAAATTACTAGTGTGAAACCGTACACACCTTTGGAATTAGAAGGACGTGATATCTACATTCGTGAAGGCTGCGTAAACTGCCATACACAGATGATTCGTCCTTTCAGAAGTGAAGTGGAACGCTATGGCGAATATTCGAAATCGGGGGAATTTGTTTATGACCACCCATTCCTTTGGGGAAGTAAACGGACAGGCCCAGATTTACACCGAATTGGTGGAAAATATTCAGACAGTTGGCACTTAAACCATATGTACGAACCTCAGGGTACTTCACCCGGTTCCATTATGCCTCGCTATACTTGGTTGATAACTTCAGAATTGGACAAATCAGACACCGAAGCAAAAATGCGAGCCTTAGTTATGCTTGGAGTTCCTTATTCCGAAGAAGAAATTACAAACGCCCAAAAGTTGATGGACGAGCAAGGAGCTAAGATTGAAAAGAACCTTTATGGTGATCCTGATTTTGAAAAAACCTATGAAGCAGATAAAAAATATGCAAAGGATAACGGTGAAGATTTCATAGAAATGAAGAACCGCGAAATAGTCGCAGTAATAGCATATTTGCAACGTTTAGGAACCGATATTAAAGTAGAAAATGCTGAGGATACTTCAGCCAAAACCGAATAG
- the ccoS gene encoding cbb3-type cytochrome oxidase assembly protein CcoS, translating into MNIIYMLLAISVFVALIFFVLFIISVKKGQYDDTYTPSVRMLFDDELVKEGPSVKCKTSDKHSTNPKTISAHEQE; encoded by the coding sequence ATGAACATCATTTATATGCTATTAGCAATCAGTGTTTTTGTGGCGCTCATCTTTTTTGTACTGTTTATTATTTCGGTGAAAAAAGGCCAATATGATGATACCTACACCCCTTCTGTACGAATGCTTTTTGATGATGAATTGGTAAAAGAAGGTCCTTCAGTAAAATGTAAAACTTCAGATAAACACTCAACCAATCCCAAAACCATCTCTGCACACGAGCAGGAATAA
- a CDS encoding heavy metal translocating P-type ATPase: MVNCFHCGDACLDVEIKHEEKSFCCHGCKTVYDILHDNDLSYYYDLEKNPGISPKEIAGKYDFLDNEVIVEKMLEFNDGKTQIVSFVIPSIHCSSCIWILENLNKLNSAVKSSQVNFPEKTVRITFTAEENSLKNLVILLSRIGYEPYISLDDSDKKEKHINRSLIYKLGIAGFAFGNIMFLSFPEYFEHSEFWLDQFKPFFRWLMFAFSLPVVFYSGRGYFTSAYKGLRSKILNIDVPIALGIAVLFIRSTIDIVMDWGTGYFDSLAGLVFFLLLGKFFQQKTYSYLSFERDYKSYFPIAVTRLFKNTEGKTVEEQAEVYTVKKGDRLLIRNNEIIPVDAILIKGNALIDYSFVTGEAEPITKQSGDKLFAGGKQQAGILEVEVLKPVAQSYLTQLWSNDVFSKDKTGAFENITDSISKRFTVILLSIAFISTIFWLMVDPSKAFNVFTSVLIVACPCAIALAAPFTLGNVLRIFGREKLYLKEASVIEQMAKLDTVVFDKTGTLTTNQKNLITYEGIALSSEEKQLLTSTLRASSHPLSRSLYNILDKNNIQTLDNFEEEIGKGISATFNDNSIKVGSYEFVGFYDENTSEVKNRTTVHISTNKVYKGCYIFNSEYREGVAEIFKQLGTDKDVIVLSGDNEGERERLAKLLPKGTKLYFNQKPDDKLNFIKSLQKSGKQVLMIGDGLNDAGALRQSNVGFVISENTNVFSPACDGILDASHFEKIGDYLNFSKRGVSIIKWAFLFSLFYNLIGLAFAVTGHLRPVVAAILMPLSSISIVVFTTLATQYIGKRLRMNINKQS, from the coding sequence ATGGTAAACTGTTTTCACTGTGGTGATGCGTGTTTGGACGTAGAAATAAAGCACGAGGAAAAATCCTTCTGCTGCCATGGCTGCAAAACGGTTTATGATATTCTCCACGACAACGACTTAAGTTATTATTATGATCTTGAAAAAAACCCAGGTATTTCTCCAAAGGAAATCGCTGGGAAATATGACTTTCTAGACAACGAAGTTATCGTTGAGAAAATGCTTGAATTTAATGATGGAAAAACGCAGATTGTCTCTTTCGTAATTCCTTCCATCCATTGCAGCAGTTGTATTTGGATTCTTGAAAATCTCAATAAGCTAAATTCTGCGGTAAAATCTTCACAAGTAAATTTTCCTGAGAAAACCGTTCGGATAACTTTTACTGCGGAAGAGAATTCACTCAAAAACCTAGTCATTCTTTTAAGTCGAATTGGTTACGAACCCTACATTTCGCTGGATGATTCAGATAAAAAAGAAAAACACATAAACCGAAGTCTAATATATAAATTGGGCATCGCAGGTTTTGCTTTTGGAAACATTATGTTCCTTTCGTTTCCTGAATATTTTGAGCATTCTGAATTTTGGTTAGATCAGTTTAAACCATTTTTTAGATGGTTGATGTTTGCGTTTTCGCTTCCGGTGGTTTTTTATTCGGGACGTGGTTATTTCACTTCTGCTTATAAAGGTTTACGTTCCAAAATCTTGAATATTGACGTTCCTATTGCTCTCGGAATTGCCGTTCTTTTTATAAGAAGTACGATAGATATTGTGATGGATTGGGGCACGGGCTACTTCGACAGCCTTGCTGGGCTCGTTTTCTTTTTATTGCTGGGAAAGTTTTTTCAGCAGAAAACCTACAGTTATCTTTCGTTTGAACGTGATTATAAATCATACTTTCCAATTGCCGTAACACGCCTTTTCAAAAATACTGAGGGAAAAACCGTTGAAGAACAAGCCGAAGTTTACACAGTAAAAAAAGGCGACCGTTTGCTTATTCGTAACAACGAAATAATTCCGGTTGATGCAATTTTAATCAAAGGAAACGCACTAATAGATTACAGTTTCGTCACTGGCGAAGCGGAGCCAATTACCAAACAAAGCGGCGACAAACTCTTCGCCGGCGGAAAACAACAAGCTGGAATTCTGGAAGTTGAAGTATTGAAACCTGTCGCCCAAAGCTACTTAACGCAACTTTGGAGCAATGACGTTTTCAGCAAAGACAAAACGGGTGCTTTTGAAAATATTACGGACAGTATTAGTAAACGTTTTACAGTAATTCTTCTTTCCATAGCCTTTATTTCCACCATTTTTTGGTTGATGGTAGATCCGTCAAAAGCATTCAATGTATTTACTTCTGTATTAATTGTTGCCTGTCCGTGCGCGATTGCGTTGGCCGCACCTTTTACCTTAGGGAACGTTTTGCGAATCTTCGGAAGAGAGAAGCTATATTTAAAAGAAGCTTCCGTAATCGAACAAATGGCGAAGTTAGACACCGTAGTTTTTGACAAAACAGGAACACTAACAACCAATCAAAAAAACTTGATAACGTATGAAGGCATAGCACTTTCTTCGGAGGAAAAGCAATTACTCACTAGTACGTTACGCGCTTCTAGTCATCCGCTTAGTCGTTCGCTTTACAATATTTTGGATAAAAACAATATCCAAACTTTAGACAATTTTGAAGAAGAAATAGGGAAGGGGATTTCCGCAACTTTCAATGATAATTCCATAAAAGTAGGTTCGTATGAATTTGTCGGGTTTTATGATGAGAATACTTCCGAAGTAAAAAATAGAACTACTGTCCACATCAGTACCAACAAGGTTTACAAAGGTTGCTATATTTTCAACAGCGAATACAGAGAAGGCGTTGCTGAAATTTTTAAACAATTAGGAACTGACAAAGATGTAATCGTTCTTTCTGGCGATAACGAAGGCGAACGGGAGCGCCTGGCAAAACTACTTCCTAAAGGAACAAAACTTTACTTCAACCAAAAACCAGACGATAAGCTCAATTTTATAAAATCGCTTCAAAAAAGCGGAAAACAAGTTTTGATGATAGGCGATGGTCTAAATGATGCTGGAGCTTTAAGGCAAAGTAATGTTGGCTTTGTAATTTCAGAAAACACTAACGTTTTTTCGCCAGCCTGCGATGGTATTTTGGATGCTTCACATTTTGAAAAGATTGGAGATTATTTAAACTTTTCAAAAAGAGGTGTAAGCATTATAAAGTGGGCGTTTTTGTTTTCTCTGTTTTATAATTTGATAGGATTAGCATTTGCAGTTACAGGTCATTTAAGGCCAGTAGTTGCGGCTATTTTAATGCCTTTAAGTTCAATAAGTATTGTGGTTTTTACGACTCTAGCAACTCAATATATTGGGAAGAGATTAAGAATGAATATAAATAAGCAAAGTTGA
- the ric gene encoding iron-sulfur cluster repair di-iron protein, translated as MTTLQERTVADVVTENIKAAHIFKKHGIDFCCGGGISIKKACEKAKIDPSVLETELLNLDSVQDRAHDYNSWKLDFLADHIVNVHHHYVEESSPLLLQYSKRVNHVHGHHYTELAEIESLVTQVVQAMAAHQKKEELILFPFIKRLVKAERENTEVPAVHFGTVENPIKMMEEEHEEAGQIMRRISELSSNFTPPEGACNTYRAFYAKLDEFEQDLHQHIHLENNILFPKALGLEKKLKNN; from the coding sequence ATGACAACACTTCAAGAACGTACCGTAGCCGATGTGGTTACAGAAAACATAAAAGCCGCTCATATTTTCAAAAAACACGGAATAGACTTTTGCTGTGGCGGCGGCATCAGCATTAAAAAAGCCTGCGAAAAGGCAAAAATAGATCCTTCCGTTTTGGAAACGGAATTGTTAAATTTGGACTCTGTTCAAGATCGTGCTCACGATTATAATAGCTGGAAACTAGATTTTCTTGCGGATCATATTGTAAACGTGCATCATCATTATGTTGAGGAAAGTAGCCCATTGCTTTTGCAATATTCTAAACGTGTAAATCACGTTCACGGCCATCATTATACCGAACTTGCAGAAATAGAATCTTTGGTAACTCAAGTTGTTCAGGCAATGGCAGCCCATCAAAAGAAAGAAGAACTGATTCTTTTTCCTTTCATTAAAAGATTGGTAAAAGCAGAAAGAGAAAATACAGAAGTGCCTGCAGTACATTTTGGTACTGTTGAAAATCCTATAAAAATGATGGAGGAGGAGCACGAAGAAGCTGGCCAGATTATGCGTAGAATTTCGGAATTGAGCAGCAATTTTACCCCACCAGAAGGCGCTTGTAATACGTATCGCGCTTTCTACGCTAAACTAGATGAGTTTGAGCAGGATTTGCACCAACACATACACTTAGAAAATAATATTCTCTTCCCAAAAGCTTTAGGTTTGGAAAAGAAACTAAAGAACAACTAA
- a CDS encoding hemerythrin domain-containing protein, translated as MEKKKPIKRHVALQPLSRQHHFGLLFSWKLRKGFNKDIEIGRMQKYAKWFFKNEIEPHFNDEEKYLFPILEPDNELIERALKEHRRIKRLFNDTKDPEKSLHRLEEELDAHIRFEERILFNEIQEVATEAQLQKIAEIHSELKKYPDYQDPFWE; from the coding sequence ATGGAAAAGAAAAAACCAATAAAACGTCATGTGGCTTTACAACCGTTAAGCCGGCAACATCATTTTGGATTGCTGTTCAGTTGGAAACTGCGGAAAGGCTTTAATAAAGATATTGAAATTGGGCGTATGCAGAAGTATGCAAAATGGTTTTTTAAAAATGAAATTGAACCACATTTTAATGATGAAGAAAAATATCTTTTCCCAATTTTAGAACCGGACAATGAACTAATTGAACGTGCCTTAAAAGAACACCGTCGCATAAAACGTCTGTTTAACGATACCAAAGATCCAGAAAAATCACTGCATCGTTTAGAAGAAGAATTAGATGCTCATATTCGTTTTGAAGAACGTATTCTCTTTAACGAAATCCAGGAAGTCGCTACAGAAGCTCAACTACAAAAGATAGCGGAGATTCATAGCGAACTAAAAAAATATCCAGATTATCAAGACCCTTTTTGGGAATAA
- a CDS encoding SDR family oxidoreductase has product MKIQNKIAIVTGASSGLGAAISEALIAEDAIVYGLARNSDALIKIQKNLGNNFTPVILDISEEKAVKHWVAETFSKEKSPDILINNAGTGSFGKIDEMPSEEWYKMINTNLNGMYCITSEVVRLMKPKKESTHIINVGSILGITTRSEGAAYSATKYGISGFSEALFKELREYNIKVSCLNPGSIDTSFFESSGIKSHENMLQAEDIASTLLHILKTPDNMLISEMTVRPLNPKAPDKN; this is encoded by the coding sequence ATGAAAATACAGAATAAAATTGCAATAGTTACAGGGGCCAGTAGTGGGCTGGGAGCGGCTATTTCTGAAGCGTTGATTGCTGAGGACGCAATCGTTTACGGTCTTGCTAGAAATAGCGACGCCCTTATAAAAATTCAAAAAAACCTTGGAAATAATTTTACTCCAGTTATTCTAGATATTTCAGAAGAAAAAGCTGTAAAACATTGGGTTGCAGAAACATTTTCAAAGGAAAAATCACCAGATATTTTAATAAATAATGCTGGAACAGGTTCTTTTGGAAAGATAGACGAAATGCCATCTGAAGAATGGTATAAAATGATAAATACCAATTTGAATGGAATGTACTGCATTACTTCTGAAGTTGTAAGACTTATGAAACCAAAAAAGGAAAGTACGCATATAATTAATGTAGGCTCTATTCTAGGCATAACAACACGTTCGGAAGGTGCTGCCTATTCTGCCACAAAGTATGGTATCAGCGGGTTTAGTGAAGCCCTTTTTAAGGAATTACGCGAATATAATATTAAGGTAAGCTGTTTAAATCCAGGTTCTATTGATACTTCGTTTTTTGAAAGTTCGGGAATCAAGTCGCACGAAAATATGCTTCAAGCAGAAGATATTGCTTCAACGTTATTGCACATTTTGAAAACACCAGACAATATGTTGATAAGCGAAATGACGGTTCGGCCATTAAATCCAAAAGCACCAGACAAAAATTGA
- a CDS encoding flavodoxin reductase, with protein sequence MKNEPVKIKLIKHLTHDVLQIVTEKPFGADFTPGQATEIFVDKQGWQNEGRPFTFTCLPKDDYLEFAIKTYPDHKGVTNELLSLKAGDTLIVNDIFGAIEYKGDGTFIAGGAGVTPFISIFRDLNEKKKLGINKLIFANKTKDDIIMNDEFSQMLGENFINILSKEKTEEYAYGQISEEFIEKNSGPLGSYFYLCGPPPMMDAVEKQLQNLKVPADKIVKEAF encoded by the coding sequence ATGAAAAATGAACCCGTTAAAATCAAATTAATCAAACACCTTACGCACGATGTGTTGCAGATTGTAACAGAAAAACCATTTGGAGCCGATTTTACACCCGGTCAAGCCACCGAGATTTTTGTGGATAAACAAGGCTGGCAAAATGAAGGCAGACCTTTCACTTTTACCTGTCTCCCGAAGGATGACTATCTAGAATTTGCCATAAAAACCTACCCAGATCATAAAGGAGTTACAAATGAATTGCTCAGTTTAAAAGCCGGCGACACTTTAATTGTAAACGATATTTTTGGAGCTATAGAATACAAAGGCGATGGAACCTTTATTGCCGGTGGGGCAGGAGTAACGCCATTTATTTCGATTTTCAGAGATTTAAATGAAAAGAAAAAACTAGGAATTAATAAACTGATCTTCGCAAATAAAACGAAGGATGATATTATTATGAATGATGAATTTAGCCAAATGTTAGGCGAAAATTTCATCAATATCCTTTCAAAAGAAAAAACGGAAGAATATGCCTACGGTCAAATTTCAGAGGAATTTATTGAGAAGAATAGTGGTCCATTAGGCTCCTATTTTTATCTCTGCGGTCCACCACCAATGATGGATGCAGTTGAAAAACAATTGCAAAACCTAAAAGTGCCAGCGGATAAAATAGTGAAAGAAGCATTTTAA
- a CDS encoding carboxymuconolactone decarboxylase family protein, with product MDNTDMFPNTTRELAEKKAALAPQNIEAWRNFSKTVFQAGALDEKTKQLIAVAVAHVTQCPYCIRAHTPQAMRKGASKEEIMEAIWVASEMRAGAAYAHATLAMEEMEKHS from the coding sequence ATGGATAATACAGATATGTTTCCGAATACAACACGAGAATTAGCCGAGAAAAAAGCCGCACTTGCACCACAAAATATTGAAGCTTGGCGCAACTTTAGCAAAACTGTTTTTCAAGCGGGAGCTTTAGATGAAAAAACGAAACAGCTTATAGCAGTTGCAGTGGCTCACGTTACACAATGCCCATACTGCATTCGCGCGCATACTCCACAAGCAATGCGCAAAGGTGCCAGCAAAGAAGAAATTATGGAAGCCATTTGGGTAGCCTCAGAAATGCGCGCCGGCGCCGCTTACGCGCACGCAACTCTTGCCATGGAAGAAATGGAAAAACACAGCTAA
- a CDS encoding cupin domain-containing protein: MENSYKPEMTPLNNGEKFKTLNITAKAGMQMPLHHSTKEAVIVVLKGEAILKMPTQEHVLSQNTTFIIPAMVDHSLKINKDFHAIAIMENDSEIQFES, translated from the coding sequence ATGGAAAATTCATATAAACCCGAAATGACGCCTCTTAATAATGGCGAGAAGTTCAAAACACTGAATATAACCGCTAAAGCAGGAATGCAAATGCCGCTTCATCACAGTACCAAAGAAGCAGTAATTGTTGTTTTAAAAGGAGAAGCAATCTTAAAAATGCCAACGCAAGAGCATGTACTTTCTCAAAATACCACCTTTATAATTCCAGCAATGGTAGATCATAGTTTAAAAATTAACAAGGATTTTCACGCCATTGCGATTATGGAAAATGATTCAGAAATTCAATTTGAAAGTTAA
- a CDS encoding cbb3-type cytochrome c oxidase subunit II, producing MLNFHKEHKNLVLTAGVVFVALSIMIAIIPAFQMQETEPIPDQKPLTANEKEGLRIYVSENCMACHTQQVRNIEMDNVWGGRPSIPSDYYYSKQRLDVWRQSPSLLGSERTGPDLTNIGKRQPSEDWHLLHLYNPRAVVSASVMPSYPWMFREIDSVSVTKDDKVVAVPKEYFNEPGRKIVASKEALLLVDYLKSLQQTELPGGNVNDFIPALRKIQEEGMSEGKTAGGLDGENLFKQTCAACHQDNGKGIAGAFPPLAGSKIVNDENPEMLLRIVLQGYDARPDYGVMQAFGDLLTDAEIAAITTHERSSWGNDAPPVKEEDVKKIREMVMNELNK from the coding sequence ATGCTCAATTTTCACAAAGAACATAAAAATCTAGTGCTCACGGCAGGAGTCGTGTTTGTAGCACTGAGTATAATGATAGCGATAATTCCCGCATTTCAGATGCAGGAAACGGAACCCATTCCAGATCAAAAACCATTAACCGCCAACGAAAAAGAAGGCTTACGAATCTATGTTTCCGAAAACTGTATGGCCTGCCATACCCAGCAAGTTCGGAATATAGAAATGGATAATGTTTGGGGAGGTCGTCCTTCCATTCCATCAGATTATTATTACAGCAAACAACGATTGGATGTTTGGAGGCAATCTCCTTCGCTTTTAGGAAGTGAAAGAACAGGTCCAGATCTTACCAATATCGGTAAACGCCAACCAAGTGAAGACTGGCACTTGTTGCACTTATACAATCCAAGAGCAGTAGTTTCAGCATCTGTTATGCCTTCATATCCTTGGATGTTTAGAGAAATTGATAGTGTTTCAGTTACAAAAGACGATAAAGTTGTCGCTGTTCCGAAGGAGTATTTCAATGAGCCGGGAAGAAAAATCGTTGCTAGTAAAGAAGCGCTATTATTGGTCGATTATTTAAAATCGCTTCAACAAACAGAGCTACCAGGAGGTAACGTGAATGATTTTATACCTGCGTTGCGAAAAATTCAAGAAGAAGGAATGAGCGAAGGCAAGACAGCTGGTGGTTTAGACGGAGAAAATCTATTTAAACAAACCTGTGCCGCCTGCCATCAAGACAATGGTAAAGGGATTGCTGGAGCGTTCCCACCTTTGGCAGGAAGTAAGATTGTCAATGATGAAAACCCCGAAATGCTATTAAGAATAGTCCTTCAAGGCTATGATGCTCGCCCTGATTATGGTGTGATGCAAGCATTTGGCGATTTATTAACTGATGCTGAAATCGCAGCTATCACAACCCACGAGCGTAGCAGTTGGGGTAACGATGCTCCTCCTGTAAAAGAAGAAGATGTAAAGAAAATTCGTGAAATGGTTATGAACGAACTAAACAAATAA